AAGACTCTTGAAGTTTCAATCTATTTAtccactgttgtttttttttgctgctGAATTCAATGAGAagctgaattttaaaaaatggacATGAAGTTAAGGTTTAGTGAttcattatttgataaaacagtattataaacagAAATTATCTTCTCACaatgaaaatagatatttaatacATACTTAACTTTTCTCACACAATAACTTTCCTTGATTTTCCATTGCTTTCTAAAGCATTGAAAAGAAATTTTTCTCCTTTGATGCAATAGCCTTTATTCCCCATAAGTACAGGCTGCTAATTCAACATGCACAGAGTATAGGACAACCTTCCACCAATACAACATATTCACCGAGAACAAATGGCTCCCTCTGTAGTATTTTATGTAAACTGCACTTTTGAGATTAGGCCCACAAAAAACAGTAGAGCACTGGAAATGCATAGGAAGAGTGAGAAGTATCTActggaaatttatttttcatgtaagaaaatgatAATTTCTAATACAATacatacactgctagccaaaatcttaaggccaacaaacataaaggaaaaacatgcattttgcattgttggactcaatcacttatttgagtagaacttcgaaagatgaaaataagaaatgggaaaataaaaataaaaacctttttagcatttaatagggaaaatgtgaacactatgaaactagcctaaatactagctgctcaaaagtttaaaccatactgaaacaaagtgttaatcagtaaacacgtaatgaaatttagtcatttgtgttcaagcattagcgttgtcaacatctcctgtgttacattgggtaaaaacatggcaaaggtgaAAAAATTGACAGAgattgaatgtggcagaattctTGAGCtttaaaagcaaggtctctctaaACTTGTCAATGCTGGTGAggttgggcatagtaaaactattgttgaaaatttcttaaaagaccctgagggatacataacaagaatttcaagtggtctgCCCAAGACAATTTTGCCGGTTTTGAGCAGGAGGAATCGACAgattgtctggcaagacaccagccgatcgtcaaaccagattaaggtctTACAGACGCAGactgcagctcaagaacaataagacggcatctacgagagaaaggcctTAAAAactaaacgtcttcaaaggccacacctccctccacaccacaaaacagctcagttaaactttacTTAGAAGCACCTAAtgtgggacgtagaaaagtagacaaaggttttgttctctgatgagaaaaaatttaagttagatggtccagatggcttccaactggggacattttctacacgacacagtggtgGAAGTTTCATTatgatctggggtactttctccttctatggaacaatgggtcttcaggttatacagggagagtcaaacagcagctggctacattggcatgttggagagagcatccttattgactgaaggccctcacgtgtgtggaaatgactggatctttcagcaggacaatgctgcaatccacaatgactgcaggacaaaggacattttcatggtgaataatgtgattcttttggaccattcagcgtgtttgcccgaactgaaccccactgaaaatgtttgggagttgatggcaagggaagtatatagaaatggacgtcaattccaaacagtgcatgatcttcgtgataTCTTCGTGAAAGTTAACACTGTTTCTGTCCATCCACCAAGCAAGGTCAGCCTGAAGGGAACGAAGAAGGACAACAGAGTGGTCCAAAGGATCCAAACTGAAGGCTCATTGATCATGGAATTCCCACTGGAGGAGTGTGCATTAGCAGGACCAAGGGGCTCGTAACAAGAGCCTCTAAGGAAGTCAACTTCTCTAAAAGAGATGGAACATCTTGAGCAACAAGAATGAAAATACAGGGCCATGATGAACAACGCTCCATATCCCAAAGGTGTAATGAAAAAACCTGGACTCAAATGAAGTGCAAGTTGAAGAAAAAAACTCCAGAGTGAATTAGATACTGTGTAGGAGGAAAGGTGGACTTCTCTAGCTTGATTAATCAACTCACACAAGCTGCCTCCTCCAGGAACAAACAGGAAGAAGTTGCACTGAAACCTGGCCTAATAGGACTTTAAACCACTGTGTAGACACCTATAAAATTGATGTTTTTGACAGGCAGGAGAAAACAAGGATAAGAATATCAAAATGTGAGTGAAGGATGAGGAATAACACCAGAAGCTATGGAGGAGGAGGGtgtgaaaaacaacaatcaaGAAAAGATAGTTAAGTACACAACCAATCCAAACCAACGAGACACCAATGAACCAGGATGGACTCTAAAAACAGCATCCTGCAAAACAGGGCCACCCTGAAGTCCCTGTAGGAAAACAGAGGGAGAAGAATCCCCACAAGCTGCATGTCTCTCTCTCTCAACAAGTTGCAACAACAAAGCATCAAGGTAAGCAGGAAAATGGCTTATGAAGAAAAGCCTCTCTGAAGTCATTAACAGAAAAGATCTTAAGTCCTCCACGAAAATCATCGGGAGAAGGGCAAAAGGCCTCAAACAAAATAGTCTGAAACTTGAACAGGTCAAAGCATAGTAACCCTTGACCTTGACAAAAATCTTTGTCAAAGAACCTCCACGTCAGGTGAAGGTGAAAACATCAAATTGTCCAAATTAGGTATCTACCACAAGAGAAGAGGAGAAGCACTatagaaaagagaaaaaacatttaaaatgtgacAATTCTGTGTAATTAATGGAAAGGAAAGAATTAGAAGGATGAACCTCCTCTACAAAGAGCAGAACATGGCCTTATGCAAAATGAAGGAGCAAGAAAAAGACAGTCTAAATCATGATCATCCTGAAGAGATGCTGGCCATTGTAGAGAAGAAGGTCCTACTTCATGTAAAAACCTAACTCCTGATATACCAAGGTTTGCAACTCCTTTATCAGTAACATCAATCCTGAGGTCCAGGTAACAGAAGTTCTTGTGTATCCAGTACTTTAGAAGCTGTAGCAGTAATTAtggtaaaacataaatttataattcaCAATAACCTGTGTGAAAATAGATTATGGTCAGTAAAAGAAAATGGAGGTACAAGCTAAgcaaacttatttaaaaaaataaaaataaatatgaagaaagTCTGAAACATCTAGGAAAAAAATTATGGCAAACTGAAAGCAAGCATGAACGAGACCAATACATGTTACAACAATCCAGAAAGTGTGGTTCATGTAATGTAGTAAAGAGGGAGCCAGCTACTCTAGGAGGGTGTGTCATGCCCCTAATGGTAAAGGGTTGTCACATGAGGGCAATGGAAAATTGAGAAAACGTATTGTGAGAGAGtatgttttttatcaaattaagcCTTTATTGATTtgtgtgtctgttttttttatatagtatcatatatttcataatattgaaAACTTCTGATTTTCTATAATGAACAAGTATTTCATTAATACTGTCTTAACATATACaagtaaatgtatctcagaacagctggtatgggtatttacatttttaccgataagcaaagaacaatgttttgacctttctaggtcatatTCTGGTTAACAGAGTTTGTACCTGGCCATTGATTGTAGTGGGCATTGTAGGTGGACGTTAgcttattaattagtataggtataaagtataatgatacatttttatttcaagtgggtttctcgtcatcaagaatatacAACTAAACATACAGACATGCTCAACTATAATACATGTATGTATGAACAGCAGCAATGCATCTTTCCAGAACTTTCAACAGTATTTCATATTTGCATCAAAAACTTCTGATTACATTTTACCGTTTTTAATCTCAAAATAGATTATTGCTGGATACTTAGAAAGTAAGTgtattcaataaacaaataatttaattactttgaTTATTCTCATTGACAAAATAATTACACGAGTCAAAATATCCAATCATCATTCAAACTGATgtcattaaaactaataatatcataaactGTGCCAAAGTTAATCAAAACTAATTATAATTGTAGACAGAAAAATAAGAGAACTAGATCTGGAATGCAAACGTGgctaaagtaaaatgtttttcagagTATATCTATTGAtaggtttgtttgtctgtttgttttgaatttcacacatagctgcacgagagctattcatccctaatttgacagtgtaaggttagagggaaggcagctaatcatcaccacccaccaccaactcttcaactactctttaatcaacaaatagtggtattggaCCATTACATTATGCATAACACCCCatagctgaaaaggtgagcatgtttggtgtaatggcaATTTGAATCTGTGACCCtgagattatgagttgagtgccctaaccatctggccatgccaggcctatattgGTAGAATTAACCAAATAATGAGGTTAAAAAACAGTACATTAATTAACTATAGTGgttagaaaattacaaaaaaaaaacaaaaaaactgaagtCACCAATGTTAGATTTAATACCACAAAATGAGGACAAAATCTGAAattcttatattttgaaataaaaacttttgtgtaaaaacaaaattgtatggTGTTGATAAAAGATAACTGAAGCACATATGATGACATAGAGACTAATTGTAAAGTTGTAAACCGGTGAAACAAGTATTGGCAGGTTACTACACAGCAGTAACAATGTAGTAAGTGtagattttttacaaaaaaatttaatcaTTCACACTTCCAAGTGCTGAAACAATGAGTCTGTGAAGAATATTTAGTCAATAATATTACAatgatgaaaagaaaaaataaaagaggtTTGGAAatctgacatcatcagaaatatTGTCCACCAACAACAGCACGACAGAAAGAACAAGATAATTTGGTTCTTCCATACATAGCTTTTGCAATATTTGATATAATTAACACATCTTggaaaatggtttggtttgaattttgcacaaagcacgagggctatccgcactagccgtccctaattttgcagcataagactagagagaacaTAGGTTTGAACCCATAAccattggattacgagtcaagtgccttaaccacctggacatgccacTAGGCCCTTGGAAAATGATTCAGAAGACATTATCATTAGCAAGTAACCTTCAGTGAACATTGCAACTAACATATTAAgacagataaaaataagaaatgtcaGTACCCAGtacataattaaaaagaaatccCTACCCATTTTGTAACTTGGAATGCTGGGCAACTTTTTTCTCAATCTTCTCAAGGACGTCATATTCCCTTGTGTCATCGACCTCTTGCATCTGTCCTGTAGCCACTCTGAACAGGAAACCAAGCACAAGCTAAAAGAATTGAAGAGACACTGTTGACACTACagaaatatatgtacatttatacaATGTAAGCAGAGGACACAGCAGACATAGCATGGTTGATACACATTGCTATACTTTCTTATTTGCTTTCATACACAACTTCTTACAATAGCTAATACGCAGGCAGAAAACATGGGCAAGACATTGGCAAGAACACTTTTTAATGGTACGTTTATTCTTGatttaaaattgtacaattttaaattttcaaaataatgttagtTTCTTTATGCATTTTGCAGGAAATGTACAAAATTAATGACCTTCGTGACTTTCCACTCATATCTCAAAAGTACGAAAAAAATGCTAATTTTTAACCagttgtaaaaaaatatgaatattcaaCTTGAAAACTCACCTTTACTTtaacttgtttgaaaatatttatttctaaaaataacaatgtgATGCCCTATAACAactttactgatatttaaaaagcACATCTTATAATTATCACTAAACAAGCCAATTagacattttacaaaattaaaaactagtcTTAAGAAATGGAGGCAAATATGTTCTGTTACTCTAAAGAAAACAGACTTGCACACGTGAGCTTGGAATTCtgaatatgaaaagaaatatacTGCAACAAAAATTCTTGttctattaaaatatgtattgttattATCAGACATACTTCTACAAGGTCCCcaaaaagtgttctgtttcaaaagtaaataaaatcaaaattaagagtaataaatatttttatttcttgtttttcaaattaatgttAAGCTTTCATAGCTTActgagtgcataattcttcttgtgATTCATGGCTTGTGCATGTTTTACTAACACAACGGTACAAATCAcaacattaatcagtgatgttgagaacctgacgatgaccgaaggtcgaaacattattcGTTCCTCAtcgcaaaatattttctcaacccaaacgagccatttttacatacatgAATCACAACATTAATCATGTggcatcattttagtgtctactgactaacTAACAGTACACTATTGTACAAGTGGTTGTGAGTGACTAAACCAAGTGACTCCTCAAGAAATTTTCAGCTCCCTTTCGAggatttattactgttatttttttaattcatatatataaatgtaaagcaATGTACAGTGAAGTTATAAGCAAATTTATTAAAGTGTCATCAAAAACACCTCACAGGTAGACTGTCTATTTTAATCCTACATTGTCTTGtatctataaatatttcacaatataaaatTAACACTTTTCAATTGGTTTTAGAACTTGAAGTGCATGCTGTAGGGATTTAtacattttagtaataaaataatgaaaacatttcgtctactttccatgtcataacaaaacaACACCTGCCATTGTAATTTCATCAGAGCTAATAATACAAGACATGAAAGAGTTCTTGTAGAACTTGTTTCTCAAGAGGTCACAATGGCAAAATGTTGGTtgaaatctgtttgtttgtagttaagcacaaaattacacaatgggctttctgcaCTGTGCCCTCTACAAGTACTGGAAACAAAGTTTGCTGACATATCTACTGAGTCACTGGAGGGgctggttgaaaaaaaaaaagttgttttttttattatcattacctaAAGACTGATAACTTTTTCTGACTTTATTGATAAAacgaatacaaatatttttatataaaaatatgtatgacAACCTTCACGTACAATGACACTGACTTACCATGAACCAATAGATATTCATAGCCAAGAGAACCCATGTGAGAAAATTAAGAAATGTTGAGAATGGAATTGATAATTTCCTTTTTACTAGGTTTTCAGATGACGCATAAAGAGCTTTAAGTGGGAACCAATACAGTCGTGAAACAAACCTGAAATATTTAAAGGCCATTTATTAGAAGCAAATTTCACTGCTGTTCAAAATACTGTTTATAAATCTAAAcattatgtaattaataatatatattctaaACACTATCATGTTTAggatataaattattaaaccaaACTTCCAGGAATTTTTTTCTATTGAAATCAAAAATGGACATAACTAGGATAatctaataataacataattgGAGAAAAACATGTCTTATCACTGGAGCTGAACTTAATTAAGCCAATTTTTTCTCATGACCAGCTTTAATTAGCTCTTTTCAAGGGTTATAATAATCTGATTGGTTATGCATTTATGCTCTTGAAGGTGCAAACATTGAAATTGTCTCTTGTGAGGAAATTCTGTGAATAATGTTTctcaatataaattaaataacccTTAATTTTTGACCAGAGTTTGATTTATcacaacattatatattttgttgaattttgacaCATTCTAATAGAATAACAATGTGTGAAAATGGACGTTTGTCTGTCATTGTgcatgaataaataaaaagttaaacgtGTAGGTGTAAGGTCTACTAAGAGTAATTTATGGATGCAAGTCAAGTTCTTTGTTACATActgttaaaatttaacaaaaacctttttattactgcaaaatttatgtaattttgtaaCACCAAAATTATGTTATAGAGTTTCATACTATTGTATTTATCATTTTACACTAATATGAAATAtgctaaatttttatattttaaagaaaatacataTGAATTAAGCATGTTCCAACGTGTTTTCATTTGAGTTTCAGATAGATCTGGTGTGTAACTTTCTATAGTCTTAAATACCTAACTCACACTACTCAAGGAGTAGTTATATAATTATTCTGCTATTAACAACTGGACAACTAATTAAAACCTATGTAGGTGGGGTGCAAACTCACCGTCTCaacattactgttttaaaataacgttAGAAAGAACATACCTTAGCAactaaatatttgattttctGTGATTAGATAAAAATGTGAACTGATGAAAtaccataattatatattttgttgcatttatatataCTCTACTAACATATAACTAATGTAAGAAAACACCATTAATATCTtgaattaaaattcaaaacaaactttttattccttttataatacttaaaaattttatttgttactgaAATATTAACTTACCATGTcacagcaaaaacaaaaaatgatatatttgcaACATATTCATGATGTCTCTTCAGCTGGCCAccttgatatttaaaatatacattcagtTTAGTAAACTCCAACTGGACATCACAAATGTCATGAAGAAGAAGCACCAGGATACCAATGTTTTGATACCtaatattaattcaaataataattaagaacatctgaactaaataatatacatgtacataaaattatatgttgCTGACAGAAACGTATACAAAGGTGTTGAAACTTGAACAAAGCttcaaattgatattaaaatcagtATCGTATTTTtcttttagactttttttttcacatatggATGTGGTACATcacaaaaactgtaaatgtttacGATTCATTATCTCACCCTTGAATAACTAAAGAATTGTAACTTGAGCATTACAAACAGAATTTTATTGCAAAGATAAAAAAGCACATACTTTTTAGTACCAGTTATTTTGTCCTGCACATGAAGAACATAACTATTAAGAACAGCAAATGCCAAGTATGAATGAATAACAGttgtattaaattaaacataCGAGGTTTCTGATAGACAACCAAAGAGTATAATGTGATTTCAAGCAATAAAAGTAACATAGTATCATTTGTCATCTCAATTATGAATGAGAATATGCAAATTATAAAAGAATGAATCagagtaataaaataatcaagttAAGAAATCAATATGAATGTTAATCCTTGTAATACGACAAGCTGAGGACAGAGATGATTACAAGTCATATGAAACCCTTGACCAGTCTTTATAATGGCAATTCTGATTTGTCAAATGCCATTTAAGAGAAAATTAGGAACATAAATTCTTATTTGGAATAATGAGACAGGAAAGTAAAAAATAACCACTTGAGTTTCATTAAAGAGTACTCAAACTAATTACTTAATTATTGGGTGGATAAAAATTAAGGTAATGTCAAGAAAAATaatcacacaatttttttttcacatttcagcTTTAAATAGggaatatataaatttcaactaaaacaaaatgtaaattaattaattataattaattattcttatcTATAGGAATAGCCTCTGACGATAAAAACCGTGTACAACTACACAACTAAGTTAAGCCCACATTGTTCTTGTTACGTACACTCCTGAAAGCAAACTGCAGTGACAcagagtaaaaaaataaaaacattagttggCCCATTTAACTTAACACAGCTAATAATTTTCATTCTCAGTAAGTCAAACTGTAGAAACTTGATGATCAACCAGACGAATAAGACAGGAAATAAGTGACAACTTCTCGTTACTCACAATAACACAGCTGAAACACTACAGTTAATCATTTCCATAACTgcttaataaaaaatgaaaaaaagagtgCAAACTCAGATACACACAAAAAGTGtcaatatttctaaacaaaacaaaatggataCTTGATAACAAAAAGAAGCAACAAGATATTAAGTTTTGAAtgcatttaattttgttataacaagaacaaaatatgagaaaaaatgatatataaatgtaaaagggCTACAAGTCAATGTTTACAGCTCATTATGGGCAGACCTGTAAAATTACCAAAATCTTTGCAGTTAAGTCCCGTAACCTAAAGACCCTATCTTAATTTCTAGGGTTGGGAGATGTATACACCTTacttcatattaaataaaacaagctttagtttaactttatgcttacaatatatattatctaatcaaaacatattactaaacaaaataattatttttatataaatatttgttttaccatACTCTGTATGGATAGAGGGATTTTGCAAATTgataactttgtttaaaatagtttctatatGAGAAGCAGTAGTCTCTACACATTTTTGGAAAACCAAATAAACGGTAGGAATAAAGAAGTATAAGGCTTAAGAAACTTTGTTCACCGAATAATGATGGTAAATTAATATTCatggtgttttatttaaaagtagaaATGATGATTTCTGAAAAGTCTGTTTGATAAGGTATTTTCCTTATTCTaatctttaatgttgttttattaacttgttttcaatgaaaatgaatgttaaaaatataaatatttttgtattgtgtGCATAATATTTCTGTAGCACTGATTAGGTATCACATAAGCCTTGCCAATCCCAGTATTGGAATTCAGTCAATGGAAACGATTAGAAATAGTAGCACATTATCAAGAGATATTCATGCTTCATTCAGTTCTCTGTCTTGCATTTTACACagataaataaattttctaattttaacacAAGCATTCGACCATAAGAACTGGATGACTTCTGCAGTCAATACTGTGGGCTTTATAAAATGTCCAGATTCCACATATTTTTACTCACAGAACTACAACTAGTTTCACATTTAATTAAAAGCTACtcaatttaaaatgattaaattttctggttgttttcatgcttaacttatttttaatctaaataactcaatctgtaatatttattgtattttataacgtCACCACTTTCAGTCACCATTCCTGTGTTTGAAACAATCctaaaaatatttctagaaaaaaaagaagttaaagaTGCTCTCTATATAAACTAGAATATTGTTTGTGCTTGTAATTATTAATGTTTCCACTAGCACTTCAATAAAACTAAGtagatttctatattttaaggaaAGCTTTGTCCATCTTTGAACAACAAGCTACCATATCATGGATGCTTATCTAAATGATCCAAAGATTAACAATCATCGACTAATGTTCTGTAGGaacattcttttaaaaattacaagttaaaaaaacagtttaatcaTCTAGAAACTTCTTCACAACATAATAAGCAGTGATTTTCTCAACATGCTGTGTGTAATTTCTAAACCCAAgaaaaacaagacaaattattctagATTAAGAAAAATTCACATTTGTGTGAAATTAACATGTATATCCATACACAGCCAAAACATTTTTCTATAGAAATTGACTTAATAAATTTTCTCATGACAAGAGAGTACTTGATACCACATTGCACACATGAAAACCTTACTTCTACATGTCAAGTacgcagaaaaaaaaacagtctatCCAAAAATTACTGACCGGCAGGCAAGAGAACCAGACACAAGGACAAGAGTGATCAAATGATGAAGGAG
Above is a genomic segment from Tachypleus tridentatus isolate NWPU-2018 chromosome 11, ASM421037v1, whole genome shotgun sequence containing:
- the LOC143231889 gene encoding ceramide synthase 1-like isoform X2, with product MPESAWKFLYSSFAWTSTLYVVVFSGKYQFFQRPSTVWDNWNINSPIPTDIYILYVIQCSFYLHSLYATLFLDTWRKDSVVLLLHHLITLVLVSGSLACRYQNIGILVLLLHDICDVQLEFTKLNVYFKYQGGQLKRHHEYVANISFFVFAVTWFVSRLYWFPLKALYASSENLVKRKLSIPFSTFLNFLTWVLLAMNIYWFMLVLGFLFRVATGQMQEVDDTREYDVLEKIEKKVAQHSKLQNGNTYHNGQLDTSFNPSVRSRKPKQAKAVTNGKLLEVEN